The Patagioenas fasciata isolate bPatFas1 chromosome 3, bPatFas1.hap1, whole genome shotgun sequence genome contains a region encoding:
- the DNAJC27 gene encoding dnaJ homolog subfamily C member 27 isoform X1, with protein MEANPPKRKETRKSLRIKVISMGNAESCIIKRYCEKRFVPKYLATIGIDYGVTKVQVRDREIKVNIFDMAGHPFFYEVRNEFYKDTQGVILVYDVGQKESFDALDAWLAEMKQELGPHGNMENVVFVVCANKIDCTKHRSVDESEGRLWAESRGFLYFETSAQTGEGINEMFQTFYSAIIDLCDNGGKRPPSSTGVGFTKEQADAIRRIRNSKDSWDMLGVKPGATRDEVNKAYRKLAVLLHPDKCVAPGSEDAFKAVVNARTALLKNIKPGRSARRTVAIYT; from the exons ATGGAGGCGAATCCGCCGAAGCGGAAGGAAACGCGCAAGTCGCTGCGGATTAAAGTCATCTCCATGGGCAACGCGGAG agctgcattATAAAGCGCTATTGCGAGAAGAGATTTGTTCCCAAATACCTGGCGACCATTGGTATCGACTACGGTGTCACAAA AGTGCAGGTCAGAGACCGAGAGATCAAGGTGAACATCTTTGACATGGCGGGGCACCCGTTCTTCTATGAG GTGAGGAACGAGTTTTACAAGGACACTCAGGGAGTCATCTTGGTCTACGACGTGGGACAAAAGGAATCTTTTGATGCCCTGGACGCGTGGCTGGCAGAGATGAAGCAGGAGCTGGGCCCTCACGGGAATATGGAGAACGTTGTCTTCGTTGTCTGTGCAAACAAG ATTGACTGCACCAAGCACCGCAGCGTGGATGAAAGCGAGGGGCGGCTCTGGGCAGAGAGCCGGGGCTTTCTGTACTTTGAGACATCAGCACAAACAGGAGAAGGAATCAACGAGATGTTTCAG ACTTTCTACTCGGCCATCATCGACCTGTGTGACAACGGTGGGAAGCGtcctccttccagcacaggggtggGATTCACCAAAGAGCAGGCAGATGCCATCCGCAGGATCCGCAACAGCAAGGACAGCTGGGACATGCTGGGGGTCAAACCTGGAGCCACGAG GGACGAAGTGAACAAAGCCTACCGCAAGCTGGCCGTGCTGCTCCACCCCGACAAGTGTGTGGCTCCCGGCAGCGAGGACGCCTTCAAAGCCGTGGTGAACGCCCGGACCGCGCTCCTCAAAAACATCAA GCCGGGGAGATCAGCAAGACGGACTGTGGCAATTTACACTTGA
- the DNAJC27 gene encoding dnaJ homolog subfamily C member 27 isoform X2, with the protein MEANPPKRKETRKSLRIKVISMGNAEVGKSCIIKRYCEKRFVPKYLATIGIDYGVTKVQVRDREIKVNIFDMAGHPFFYEVRNEFYKDTQGVILVYDVGQKESFDALDAWLAEMKQELGPHGNMENVVFVVCANKIDCTKHRSVDESEGRLWAESRGFLYFETSAQTGEGINEMFQTFYSAIIDLCDNGGKRPPSSTGVGFTKEQADAIRRIRNSKDSWDMLGVKPGATRDEVNKAYRKLAVLLHPDKCVAPGSEDAFKAVVNARTALLKNIKPGRSARRTVAIYT; encoded by the exons ATGGAGGCGAATCCGCCGAAGCGGAAGGAAACGCGCAAGTCGCTGCGGATTAAAGTCATCTCCATGGGCAACGCGGAGGTGGGCAAG agctgcattATAAAGCGCTATTGCGAGAAGAGATTTGTTCCCAAATACCTGGCGACCATTGGTATCGACTACGGTGTCACAAA AGTGCAGGTCAGAGACCGAGAGATCAAGGTGAACATCTTTGACATGGCGGGGCACCCGTTCTTCTATGAG GTGAGGAACGAGTTTTACAAGGACACTCAGGGAGTCATCTTGGTCTACGACGTGGGACAAAAGGAATCTTTTGATGCCCTGGACGCGTGGCTGGCAGAGATGAAGCAGGAGCTGGGCCCTCACGGGAATATGGAGAACGTTGTCTTCGTTGTCTGTGCAAACAAG ATTGACTGCACCAAGCACCGCAGCGTGGATGAAAGCGAGGGGCGGCTCTGGGCAGAGAGCCGGGGCTTTCTGTACTTTGAGACATCAGCACAAACAGGAGAAGGAATCAACGAGATGTTTCAG ACTTTCTACTCGGCCATCATCGACCTGTGTGACAACGGTGGGAAGCGtcctccttccagcacaggggtggGATTCACCAAAGAGCAGGCAGATGCCATCCGCAGGATCCGCAACAGCAAGGACAGCTGGGACATGCTGGGGGTCAAACCTGGAGCCACGAG GGACGAAGTGAACAAAGCCTACCGCAAGCTGGCCGTGCTGCTCCACCCCGACAAGTGTGTGGCTCCCGGCAGCGAGGACGCCTTCAAAGCCGTGGTGAACGCCCGGACCGCGCTCCTCAAAAACATCAA GCCGGGGAGATCAGCAAGACGGACTGTGGCAATTTACACTTGA